The Streptomyces sp. 11x1 genomic sequence CCGCCCGTGGTCGGGGCCTCCGACTCGCACGTCACCGAGAACGCGACCTTGTTCGACTCCGTCTTCACCGGACCGCGCACCTCGACGCCGATCTCGTCCGAGTGGCTCGCGTTCGTCGAGACGACGACCCGGTCCTGCTTGGTCTTCCCGCCGCCGGACGCGAACGACAGGGTCTTCCAACCCTCGTCCTCCACCTCGCCGCTCCTCGCCACCCACCGGTAGTCGACGTCCACGGGGACGCTGCCCACGGTGAACGTCGCCGTGAAGGTGGGCGCGTCGGCGTCCTGCGGCGGACAGGTGCCGGAGTAGTCGGTGTTCACGCCCTCGACGGTCACCTCGACCGACTGCGCGGGCGGCCTGGTGGTCGGCTTGTCCTCGGTGGGCGTGTCCGAGGGCGATTCGTCGGCGCTCGTCTCGTCGCCCCCGCCGGGCTCCTCGCCCGTACCGCCGTCGTCCGTCTGGTCGTTGGTGCCGCCCACCGTGCCCGCCCCGTTGGTCGGACTGCCGTCCTTCCCGCCGTCGTCCCGGTTGACCAGCGCGTACGTCAGGCCGGCGATGGCGAAGGCGATCGCCGCGATCCCCGCCACCAGGAAGACGAGGGCCCGGCGGTTGCGGTCCGGCTCGCGGGCGGGCACCGGGGAGGGGTGGGTGGCGGCCGGGGTGGGGTGCGGCGGGGTCGGCGGCCCGTACCGGTTCGAGTCCGGTTCCGTGTTCGTGCTCGCGCCCGCGACCGGGAAGGCGGCCACCGTGGGGCTGTACGGAGTCGTCGCGTCCGTGTGCGGGGTGCCTCCGGCGCCGATGATCCGCAGGTCCCGCTCGGCCTGCTCGGCGGAGATCCGTTCGGCCGGATCCTTTCGCAGCAGCCCCTCGATCACCGGAGCCAGCGGCCCGGCCCGGCGCGGCGGCGGAAGCTCCTCGTCGACGACCGCGCGCAGGGTGCTCAGCGGAGTGTTCTGCCGGAACGGCGAGTTGCCCTCGACCGCCGCGTACAGCAGCACCCCGAGCGACCACAGGTCCGACTCGGGGCCGAACGCCCGGCCGAGCGCCCGCTCGGGGGCGAGGAACTCCGGGGAACCGATGACCTCACCGGTCATGGTCAGCGCGGAGCTGCCCTCGACCGTGGCGATGCCGAAGTCGGTGAGCACGACCCGGTTGTCGTTGGAGATGAGCACGTTGGCCGGTTTCACGTCACGGTGCAGCACCCCGGCCTCGTGCGCGGCGCGCAGCGCGGACAGCACCTCGGCGCCGATGTGAGCGGCGCGCTGCGGGGACAGAGGCCCCTCGCCGTCCAGGAGGTCGGCGAGCGACAGACCGCGCACCAGCTCCATCACGATCCACGGGCGGCCGTCCTCCATCGCCACGTCGTACACCGTGACGACATTGCGGTTGGCGACCCGGGCAGCCGCCCACGCCTCCCGCTCCAGACGGGCGTACATCCGCTCGACGTCGGAGACCGCGATACCGCCCGGCGCCCGCACCTCCTTGACGGCGACCTCACGGTGCAGCACCTCGTCGCGGGCCCGCCACACGGTTCCCATGCCGCCCTCGCCCAGCGGGGTCAGCAGCCGGTAGCGGCCCGCGATCACCCGTTCACCGCCCGGTTCTTCGGACACGGCCATCCCCCGTCACTCGCATCCGCACGCGCATCGGCCCGGAATCTCCACTCCGTGCTATTTCTTCCCAAAAGTAGCTCAGCCGAGTGCGGATGTTGCCCCCCTGAACACCAGAACGGCCCCGAGCGTGACGACCAGCAGAGCCGACGCCAGCGGTACGGTCCTGCGCACCAGCGCGGCCGTCGGCCCGCCGAGCCGGCCCTCGCCCCGGTCCATCACCCGTGTCACCCAGCCGCCCGCCTTCACGACGGCGTAGCCGGCCGCGGTCAGCGTGAGCGCGAGGCCGATGCCGTACGCCAGCACGAGCAGCAGTCCGAACCACGCCTTCCCCAGTGCCGCCGCGCCGACCAGGACGACCACGGCGGACGGGCTCGGCACCATGCCGCCCGCGAAACCGAGCAGGATCGTGCCGCGCAGGGTGGGCGCGGTGGGGTGGGTGTGGGTGAAGCCGCCGTGGGTGTGCGTGATTCCGCCGCCGAAGAGGGAGCGCTTCTCTTGGGGCGCGTCGTCGTGGCTGTGCGGGTGGCCGTGGTGGTCATGGCCGTGGTCGTGCTTGTCGCCGTGTTGGTGGTCGTGGGTGTGGGGGGTGACCGGCGCGTGGGTGTGCGTGTGGGGCTCGCCGTGCGCGTGGGCGTGTGAAGGAGCGGCCTGGGCGAGTACGAGCTCCCGGCTGGGCTCCGGCTCGTGGTCGTGCGCGTGGGTGTGCCCGTGCGTGTGGCTGTGGTCGTGGCCATGGTCGTGCTCGTGGTTGTGGTCATCGCCGTGGCCGTGGCCGTGGCCGTGGCCGTGGCCGTGATCGTGATCGTGATCGTGCCCATGGTCGTGTGAGTGCCCGTGGCCGTGCCCGTGTGCGCTCGCGTGGGTGAGGGCCAGTTTGCGGTTGAGCCATGCGCGGCGGGCGAGGGCGACGCCCGCGCCCATCACGAACAGGCCGCTGGCGATGCCCAGCCAGGTGATCACGGACGGGGCGGCGGCGGAACCGGCCAGGACGAGCAGGCCGAGGGCGACGACGCCCAGGGTGTGGGTGACCGTCACGGACGCGGCCATGGGCAGCACGTCCCGCATCCGGGCCCGGTCGCGCGCGGCGGCCGTCGCGGCCATCAGGGTCTTGCCGTGACCCGGGCCGAGCGCGTGCATGGCGCCCAGGAACAGGGCGATGCCGAAGGCCAGGGCGCCGAACCCGAAGGTGAGGTCCTGGCTGGAGACCAGGTCGTCGAGGGCCCTGGTCCAGCGGTCAGCGCCGCGCGGGAGGATCGAGGCGCCGGGCGCGGCGCTCTCCCGCTCGGCCAGCGCGGGACCGCCCGGCCGCACCTGGAGCGAGGCCGTGGCCGTGTCCTCCGGCG encodes the following:
- a CDS encoding serine/threonine-protein kinase; this translates as MAVSEEPGGERVIAGRYRLLTPLGEGGMGTVWRARDEVLHREVAVKEVRAPGGIAVSDVERMYARLEREAWAAARVANRNVVTVYDVAMEDGRPWIVMELVRGLSLADLLDGEGPLSPQRAAHIGAEVLSALRAAHEAGVLHRDVKPANVLISNDNRVVLTDFGIATVEGSSALTMTGEVIGSPEFLAPERALGRAFGPESDLWSLGVLLYAAVEGNSPFRQNTPLSTLRAVVDEELPPPRRAGPLAPVIEGLLRKDPAERISAEQAERDLRIIGAGGTPHTDATTPYSPTVAAFPVAGASTNTEPDSNRYGPPTPPHPTPAATHPSPVPAREPDRNRRALVFLVAGIAAIAFAIAGLTYALVNRDDGGKDGSPTNGAGTVGGTNDQTDDGGTGEEPGGGDETSADESPSDTPTEDKPTTRPPAQSVEVTVEGVNTDYSGTCPPQDADAPTFTATFTVGSVPVDVDYRWVARSGEVEDEGWKTLSFASGGGKTKQDRVVVSTNASHSDEIGVEVRGPVKTESNKVAFSVTCESEAPTTGGTSPSDDSENPDGYSDSDADYDAEAGALNGAVRPRS
- a CDS encoding nickel transporter, which gives rise to MISPRRVFASGTAVLAAACALVLGPAEAASAHPLGNFTVNRYDGLVAAPEQLRILHVEDLAEIPATQAAPAIKRQGVESWARERCEKAAEGSEVTVDGSAAEVALKSSRAEERPGQAGLKTLRVECRLTAALPDRAADVRFHAAVDSGPGWREVTAQGDRMTLAGSDVPEESVSKRLTDYPAELLQSPEDTATASLQVRPGGPALAERESAAPGASILPRGADRWTRALDDLVSSQDLTFGFGALAFGIALFLGAMHALGPGHGKTLMAATAAARDRARMRDVLPMAASVTVTHTLGVVALGLLVLAGSAAAPSVITWLGIASGLFVMGAGVALARRAWLNRKLALTHASAHGHGHGHSHDHGHDHDHDHGHGHGHGHGHGDDHNHEHDHGHDHSHTHGHTHAHDHEPEPSRELVLAQAAPSHAHAHGEPHTHTHAPVTPHTHDHQHGDKHDHGHDHHGHPHSHDDAPQEKRSLFGGGITHTHGGFTHTHPTAPTLRGTILLGFAGGMVPSPSAVVVLVGAAALGKAWFGLLLVLAYGIGLALTLTAAGYAVVKAGGWVTRVMDRGEGRLGGPTAALVRRTVPLASALLVVTLGAVLVFRGATSALG